The DNA sequence GTGATAGGACACAATTATGTCCACCAATAGTGTCACATGCCATAACTTGAGAATAAGGAAGCAGATCGTTTTAGAACCAAACTAGACCTAATTCAAATGATTTGACTAGTCAATGATGGTCTGACTTGAACCAAATGGTTTGACCAGTTAATGATCAACGAAAAAATTAGGCCAATGAGTTCGATCAAATGGGTCAAATATTTAGGTCATTGGGTGGACCCGACCTATTAGTGTAACTTAATTAGAAATTTAGGTCAATGCATGTTTACAGAATACCTAATCTCACGTTAGCAACAACGATGTATGACAACTATTTAGTATCCAACACACATTAGCAGAAGGTATACTAGGGCAAACAAAATGCTATTAACAAAGCAAATATGGTCTCCCATTCCACTGGAAAAAAATTAGAGGCTTAGAAAAAACTCTAGTGAAGTGAATAACATGTCTGAAGGATACTTTGATACCATATGAAAGACCTAGTACggcaataaaaatagaaaaagggaggagaatCATCTACCTCCATTAagataaaaatcattttcaaacTCTTGCGATCTCTAAATGCTcctattaggggtgtcaattcctaaaccgaaccgataacaacccggaccgaaccgaaccgaagccttattggttcggttcggtttcaagtattgtaaccccaaaaccaaaccgaaccgcactgaaaaccggatgaacccgaaaccaaaccgaaatcggctcaaaacccggaccgaaaccgaaaccaaaccggtaagaaaccgaaacactccaaaattcatttaaaaaattaaaatttgaatagttttatatacatttgtatgaaaaatcgaattcaaactagaccaaaaatcaaaaccaacccggttacaaatcNNNNNNNNNNNNNNNNNNNNNNNNNNNNNNNNNNNNNNNNNNNNNNNNNNNNNNNNNtttcctaatggcttcataccggtttaaaaaaccgatccaaaccgaaatgaacctaataaatccaaaccggtaccaacccgaacccaaaccgcaccgaaaccgacaccggaccgaaaccgataaatccttattgggtcggtttcggtctcTTCCAatctcacaccgaaaccggtggaaccggaccgaaaccgcaccgacccggaccgttgacacccctagctccTATGTCTCTGTCTTATGTCTTCGACAATTACCAACATTACAAAGCAATATGGAGATTGCTTTGGCTTGTGTTATAGGATAGAATTGTTTTTACTAAAACTTTTTCCCAAGCCAAAACCCCTCCTGAGTAACCCTTTTGTAATTCGTCTACCATCAAAGGAAGTTACATAGTGGTTAGAAAACCACTACCTGATATGCCATAAGCATAACTAGCCAGTGAGAAGGTGCCACGTTTGCGTAGAGGATTTGACCAAACGAGCAGACGATCAGACAAGCATGTGAACGATCACGTGCCATGATCACGAGTCCAAGGCCCCAAAAGCAGGCGAAAAGATGACCATACAAGCACGTGAGAAATCACGTGCCATGCTCATAAAACTAATATTTAAGACCAAACGATCAGACGATCAGAGGGACACGTGAGTATGCACGTGCCCTCGTGAGAACAAAGACTAGGTGGTCAGGCGAGTAGATGATCAGAGGGACACGTGAGCGTGCACAtgccctagtcgaagctcttgCAAGAACAAGGATTAGACGACCAAATGATTAGATGGGCACATAAGTAGACACATACCATAACCACGAGGGAAGGCTCCACACGAGCACGCAGGGTGGACAACAGGACGAACATATATGAACAGATGCGGAGAACCACACATATCGCCAGTACCAAGAAATATACACAGCTGCACTTAGTCCTcgaaccatggtttcaagtatcagtctCGTATCATCCgtatcggattggtatcggctgagacTGATCCTTGATCCCTGACCTATCTAGATTGGTGTTTtgtatcattttaggggtaaaatgataaaaaaataagactTTTTAGAAAAAGCAGGTGTAAAATAGACCGATACCATCCTCTAAATCCTTAGCCCGGACGGACTAAGTTTTGTATGCTAGATATAGTTGAGTAAAATGCCAGGAATCCGGCCACTTAGCCAAGAAGTAAACAAGGGTTAGTTATGGAGACCCCAGTTGCGTGACCAAAAAGAAATCTCGAGTCAGCCGTCAACAGCCTGatggaatggaagaaaagacCTACCAATCGATGTATGGGGAGGCGACCTACCAAAAAGGCATATGAGGGAAAAGACTTACCAATCGTTAAGGCTCTAACATACACAGGCGGAATCTACAGATCAACCATTAAGATCTTGGAGTACGGGAGTGGAGATCCACCAACCGTTATGGCCTTAACATTTACATGGGAGCTTGCCATATCGACAAATCAGCCACCTTGAGAAAGAAAGGTTCCGAAGCCAAGGAAGGCTAGAAAGAGGGAAACTATATAAGGAGAGCCCATGTAAGGAAGAAGGTATGCAATCTTGAATCCTCATAGCTCAAGtgatctttctttcttctccactAGATCTGACTTAATCTTCGGAGAGCCTTTCCTGGAGATCGGCTCTAGGATTAGTTCCTCATTTGTGATCTGCAGGTAACGTTGGAAGGAGGAACGGAAATCTGTAGTAACACTACCCTTAATGCTGATGTGGCAATTAGACTACATTCAGCCAACAATATATTCTTACAATCAACACTAAGATACAGTTTCAACCACGCTTAACCCTTATGTGGGCGAAGGCACTTCTGGATCCGAATTGCTTCAAGGGTTATTCTAGTATTTGATTAGATGATCAATAAGATGGTTCCAATTCCAGCTGCGGAATGTACATGGCCTATTATATACTATAGCTAACACTTTGAGGCATGTGTACCTTGTGTCACTATTAGGCTATTTTATTAAACTGTTATTTTACACGAATTAACCAACGGTTCCTTAGGACCTCTCAATGCGGGAAACACATTAAGGATCTAGACTATCTTCCCAAACGGGGATCCTGATGGCTTTAACAGTCACAaacctgtgtgtgtgtgtgtgtgagagagagagagagagagagagagagaataatgacTGTGTACTTAGAATACCACTGCAAGTGCAAGGTGGTTTTCTCcataattgagagagagagagagaaagacagagagaaaagaaggcaGCTTTTGCTTTTTAAAGCAAGGTCTTTTGATTTGTTCATGGGACAGACTGTCTGCTGACTATTGAGACCGTGTGAGTGTatgcttgtggtggttgtggaATCAATAAAGCAAAGCCAAAGCAAAGCAACCGAACCCCATATTGGAAGAAAGGAATTCATAAATAATTTCGGCAACAAAGATCTCACTAGGAGCTATTACATCACGAATCTCGAGCCCATCCCTCGAGATCCCCACATTTTTTAATTCCTAAAAAAGATGGTATTTGGGACTTTAATGAATGGCAAAATTCAGGGAATGTTGGATTCCCCACAGGTGGAGCAAACAAActtagaccaaaccaaaccctaccACCtaccctccctctctctctctctctctctctctattcttctTTCTCACAATCCAATAAAACTCAAGCACACGAACGTTAAACAGTGAATACCCATCTCTAATCTAATAGATTACTCACTGACCCACCAAAGAATTATGATATATatcttatagattttttgggattttaaaatttgttaatCCTTAGCTTACTTTGGGTTTTGAATCCTCATAGTAATAGAGCAAAATGCCACCCACCTTTTTTTATGCAAACGCATGATTGACACACTAGAATTTTCCATTTATCTCTTTTAAATATAACCAGCTTTGGTCTTCTActgttcttgtttttgtttataCTTTCTTGGCTTTTATATATTCTTTCCTTTACTCTGCTGAACCAGTGGTAGCCATGTTACCtctctttgtttctctctctctactgcCAAATACCAAACCTCTGGTTCTCTTTCTTGGGTCTCTCTGACAGTAGATTTGAGTGGATTTTCTGGCATGGGAAGCTCGAGGAGCTCTACGAGTGGGATTGTCATGTAAACTTCACCTAAAACTTAAGTAGAAAATTCTGTTTTCTGGGTCTCTGTTTTTGAGAACTCTAATTCAATGGAACCAAGTAGAAGAAATTTTGTTATCTGTTTTGTGGTTTTATTCTGGTTTTGGAATCCTGCAAGTTGTTTACTCTCTCCCAAAGGTGTCAACTTTGAAGGTAATTTGAATTCTTTCCCCTGTTTTCTTAGTCCCTACAGCATGCTTGTGTTCTCATATCTTCAGAAAAATGGGAAATGAAGAATCATTTGATGAGGCTtcttcatataatttttttgccaCTGTAGTTCAAGCTTTGATGGATATAAAAGCTTCCTTGGAGGACCCTCATGGTGTTCTAGATGATTGGGATGGAGATTCtgtggatccatgtagttggACTATGGTCACTTGTTCCCCTGAAAGTCTGGTCATTGCACTGTAAGTACTATTGCAGAAAATTAGATTTGCTTGTGAATgataaaagacaaaataagaTAATTACACTTGAAAGAGTCCTATTTAAttaagtttattttttatttttattttaggatGTATTTAGGAGAATCAGAAAAAGAGTTTCcatgagaaagaaaatagatgcAGGAGAGTTGTTGAAGTTGTTGTATGGTCTTGTTGCAGGGGAACTCCAAGTCAAAACTTATCTGGGACTCTTTCTTCAAGTATAGGGAACTTGACTAATCTCCAGAAAGTGTAAGAATCCATATACAAAACACAAAAAACACAAACACTTATAGTGAACAACTGTTCTCTGTTTATGCATGCTTTTAATTGTGGGTTCTTCTGCAGGCTTTTACAGAACAATAACATTTCAGGACCAATCCCAGCAGAGCTTGGAAGGCTTTCACAGCTTCAGACACTTGATCTTTCAAATAATATCTTCTCTGGTGAAATTCCATCTTCCTTAAGCCGCCTGAAAAAGCTCCAATACCTGTAAGTAAGAAAAGTGGTGAGCTGCAAAACATcatttttcctaattttgtaACTTTTGATTTCTATCTGATCAACAAATTGTATTTTGATATATTCTTGTGTGAATCTGATCATGAGTTTTTGAATTGGACAGGAGGCTTAACAATAACAGTCTTTCTGGACCATTGCCTATGTCTTTGGCTAACATGAGCCAGCTTGCCTTTCTGTAATGTCTTGACTCACGGCATCttcatctctccctctccccatCTAATGGAATTTGTAcctgaattaattttttttttttttggcttacaGGGACTTGTCTTATAATAATCTTAGCGGTCCAGTGCCTGAGTTTCTTGCAAGAACATTCAAGTAAGCCAAACTAATTCACTCTtagttctttcattttctcccttttcattCTGTTCTGTTACCTTTGGATGCAAAAATTGTCTTAATTCtgtattatttctttctttgataCAGCATCGTGGGAAACCCGATAATCTGCTCAACAGACTTGGAGAAAGATTGCTATGGGACAGCGCCAATGTCACTTAACTTCGGTTCCAATGGTTCACAGAGTATGGAAATTTAAATTGCTGCCATAttgattattttcttaaatgtATTCCCACCATTTCTATTAAACTTGACACCATCATTGATCGATACTTTTTCTTATGTTGCCTGGTGACCATATATTAACATAGCTTTTGTAAAGTTTCCATCCCGAAAGTTTGAACTGATAGGTGGAGGGACTCCCAGGTGTGTAAGGGAGGCTGTAGGCTAATTAGTAGCTAGTGAGACTAAACTCCCAACAATTTTCAATATTCAACTCACCCTTGATGATACCTTTTCTTCTTAAAGTTCTGTTACTTCCTTTCTTTTAGATAGACTCATTAGTTTTCACTTGTACCCAGGTGGGGGAAAATGCTATGATGTGGTCTCCCTTGCTTTTTCAATAATTGAACTCCTCTGTTTGTGAACAAAGTTTCTTCTGGTGCTGTTTTTCTAAGTTCCAAAGGATATAGCTGTGTTCCATCCCATTATCCTTCCTGTGTCTTGATGATTCTATAGTCGCATACTGACATCTACTTCTTATGTTTCTCAAGGTGCTCAATCTTTAGAGAGGCCAAAAAGTCAGAAGGTGGCCGTTGCTTTTGGGTCGAGCCTGGGCTGCATCTGTCTTCTCATCCTTGCATTTGGACTTTTTCTTTGGTGGAGGCAAAGACATAATCAGCAGATATTCTTAGATGTCAATGGTTTGTAGATTAAAATTTGAACAGTAGTTTGTAAACCATCTGAGCTTATTACTCATTCTAACACCGATCCAttcaaaatttcagaccaaCACCATGAAGAAGTTTGCCTTGGAAACTTGAAGAGATTCCAATTCAGGGAACTTCAAAATGCAACAGACAACTTCAGCAGCAAAAACATTCTTGGTAAGGGGGGTTTTGGTAATGTCTACAAAGGGCATCTCCAAGATGGGACTGTTGTGGCTGTAAAGAGACTCAAAGATGCAAATGCAATTGGAGGGGAAATCCAATTTCAGACTGAAGTTGAGATGATCAGCTTAGCAGTGCACCGGAATCTCCTCAGGCTATGTGGGTTTTGTATGACTGCAACAGAGAAACTTCTTGTTTATCCTTACATGTCCAATGGAAGTGTTGCTTCCCGTCTTAAAGGTAAAATAATATCGACATTAATCAAGATATAACATGTGTTATAATTTCCAATCTTAATTTTATTTGGAACATTCTCGGTActgaaatatattatttttcctcCTACAGCAAAACCAGCCTTGGATTGGGGTACTAGGAAGAGAATTGCATTGGGAGCTGCAAGGGGCCTATTGTATCTTCATGAGCAGTGTGATCCTAAAATAATTCATAGGGATGTGAAAGCTGCCAACATATTGCTTGATGATTACTGTGAGGCAGTTGTAGGAGACTTTGGGTTGGCAAAACTTCTAGATCACAGAGATTCACACGTGACAACGGCTGTGAGGGGCACTGTGGGACACATTGCTCCTGAATATCTCTCCACAGGCCAGTCCTCAGAGAAGACAGATGTGTTTGGGTTTGGGATCTTACTACTTGAATTAATCACAGGTCAGAGAGCTCTAGAATTTGGCAAGGCAGCAAATCAGAAAGGAGCTATGCTTGAATGGGTAAGCATAATGATAGTGATTGCATACAGATACAGGATTTGTACCTACCTAGGTGTATAACTACATAACTTGGTATCATTTTTGGTCATGATTGCAGGTAAAGAAACTTCACCAAGAGAAGAAGCTTGATACGCTTGTTGACAAGGATCTGAAGAACAACTATGACAGAATTGAACTCGAGGAGATGGTTCAAGTAGCTCTCTTGTCCACCCAGTACATTCCAGGACATAGACCTAAGATGTCTGAAGTTGTTCGAATGCTTGAAGGTGATGGGCTTGCGGAGAGATGGGAAGCTTCTCAGAGAGTTGAAACAACCAAGTGCAGAGCT is a window from the Macadamia integrifolia cultivar HAES 741 chromosome 5, SCU_Mint_v3, whole genome shotgun sequence genome containing:
- the LOC122080047 gene encoding protein NSP-INTERACTING KINASE 1-like; translation: MEPSRRNFVICFVVLFWFWNPASCLLSPKGVNFEVQALMDIKASLEDPHGVLDDWDGDSVDPCSWTMVTCSPESLVIALGTPSQNLSGTLSSSIGNLTNLQKVLLQNNNISGPIPAELGRLSQLQTLDLSNNIFSGEIPSSLSRLKKLQYLRLNNNSLSGPLPMSLANMSQLAFLDLSYNNLSGPVPEFLARTFNIVGNPIICSTDLEKDCYGTAPMSLNFGSNGSQSAQSLERPKSQKVAVAFGSSLGCICLLILAFGLFLWWRQRHNQQIFLDVNDQHHEEVCLGNLKRFQFRELQNATDNFSSKNILGKGGFGNVYKGHLQDGTVVAVKRLKDANAIGGEIQFQTEVEMISLAVHRNLLRLCGFCMTATEKLLVYPYMSNGSVASRLKAKPALDWGTRKRIALGAARGLLYLHEQCDPKIIHRDVKAANILLDDYCEAVVGDFGLAKLLDHRDSHVTTAVRGTVGHIAPEYLSTGQSSEKTDVFGFGILLLELITGQRALEFGKAANQKGAMLEWVKKLHQEKKLDTLVDKDLKNNYDRIELEEMVQVALLSTQYIPGHRPKMSEVVRMLEGDGLAERWEASQRVETTKCRAHEFSSSERYSDLTDDSSLLVQAMELSGPR